A region of Vanessa tameamea isolate UH-Manoa-2023 chromosome 21, ilVanTame1 primary haplotype, whole genome shotgun sequence DNA encodes the following proteins:
- the LOC113395600 gene encoding trichoplein keratin filament-binding protein-like, which produces MSRLRPQWQLQALAAQKRDNELRRAEELKKVASYFELNTNKSRHHEQWTTEGYYERANKEAGLLSEKKIRASQLEERRKKLEAMLFQENLQYKEELKTLAAQPKYFKNGSYLNNVSSSTFQDINEGIREKEEQLRKQEAELKLYHAWRLRQPELRAASSYIANGRLKSAWMEQIVEKEMQKKKEDEDTRKILQERDEALRRQIQIEEERLREKELQMKELRNSLEGQIAELSEKETIVKKLRKLEEKERMKLEELQIISSERVKEHAKLVAERDVHIVNMGLHKYKLKRKVISVISEIELDLRMLEQIRRSILKDYEMERELCANHKRVLDAALLELEEYRDKERQRQKNIETMYDGEARQINDKQDKLWAKEREARCNLMQEVVEALKKQMEEKIEANIKMQKENVLEREKILEQMENFHQEVQAQERDTQLKSTSYSAITALQSQLNGLRLQKEQMEKVATREAELREAASHERLLRTEIARAQREGNTQAWA; this is translated from the exons ATGTCTCGTTTAAGGCCTCAATGGCAGTTACAAGCTTTAGCAGCACAGAAGAGAGACAATGAACTTCGTCGTGCAGAAGAACTTAAGAAAGTGGCCAGTTACTTTGAACTCAATACCAATAAGTCTAGACACCATGAACAGTGGACAACAGAAGGTTACTATGAAAGGGCTAATAAGGAAGCAGGGTTACTAAGTGAAAAGAAAATAAGAGCTTC TCAATTGGAGGAGCGACGAAAGAAACTTGAGGCAATGTTGTTTCAAGAAAATCTACAGTACAAAGAGGAATTAAAAACCCTTGCAGCGCAgcctaaatatttcaaaaacgg GTCGTATCTTAACAATGTCTCTTCATCTACCTTTCAAGATATAAACGAAGGTATTAGAGAAAAGGAGGAGCAACTAAGAAAACAAGAGGCGGAACTCAAACTATACCATGCTTGGAGATTGAGACAACCCGAGTTGAGAGCCGCAAGCTCTTACATTGCTAATGGAAGATTGAAGTCTGCTTG GATGGAACAAATTGTTGAAAAAGAGATGCAAAAGAAGAAAGAAGATGAGGACACGCGGAAAATTCTGCAAGAAAGAGACGAGGCGCTCCGTCGCCAGATACAGATAGAAGAAGAGAGACTGAGAGAGAAGGAGCTACAGATGAAg GAGCTCCGAAATAGTCTAGAAGGACAAATAGCAGAGTTAAGCGAAAAGGAAACAATAGTGAAAAAACTTCGAAAACTCGAAGAGAAAGAAAGGATGAAACTAGAAGAATTACAAATCATATCAAGTGAAAGAGTCAAAGAGCATGCAAAGCTCGTGGCAGAAAGAGACGTACATATAGTGAATATGGGCTTACATAAGTATAAGTTGAAGAGGAAAGTTATATCAGTTATAAGCGAGATTGAACTGGATTTGAGAATGTTGGAACAGATACGAAGGAGTATTCTGAAG GATTATGAAATGGAACGAGAATTATGCGCAAATCACAAACGTGTTTTGGACGCGGCGTTACTGGAATTAGAAGAGTACAGGGACAAAGAGAGACAGAGACAGAAAAACATCGAAACAATGTATGACGGTGAAGCGAGACAGATAAACGACAAACAGGACaag CTATGGGCGAAAGAACGAGAAGCTCGTTGTAACCTCATGCAGGAAGTAGTTGAAGCTCTCAAGAAGCAAATGGAGGAGAAGATAGAAGCtaatattaaaatgcaaaaagaaaatGTCCTCGAACGGGAGAAGATTCTAGAACAAATGGAGAACTTCCATCAAGAAGTACAGGCTCAAGAAAGAGATACTCAG ttaaagAGCACATCATATTCAGCGATAACGGCTCTCCAATCTCAGCTGAACGGTCTTCGTCTCCAGAAGGAACAAATGGAGAAAGTCGCGACCCGGGAGGCCGAGTTGCGTGAAGCAGCCTCGCATGAACGTTTGTTGCGCACTGAAATCGCACGAGCTCAAAGGGAAGGAAATACGCAGGCTTGGGCATAA